A portion of the Malania oleifera isolate guangnan ecotype guangnan chromosome 3, ASM2987363v1, whole genome shotgun sequence genome contains these proteins:
- the LOC131152311 gene encoding 17.3 kDa class II heat shock protein-like: MDRRILGFDSPLFSTLQHILDTADDADKSFNSPSRKYVRDAEAMAATPADVKEYPNSYVFVVDMPGLKSGDIKVQVEDDNVLVVSGERKRDAEEKDGAKYVRMERRVGKFMRKFSLPENANTDKISAVCQDGVLTVTVEKLPPPEPKKPKTIDVKIA, encoded by the coding sequence ATGGATAGGAGGATCCTGGGCTTCGACTCGCCTCTGTTTTCCACTCTGCAGCACATTCTGGACACCGCCGACGATGCCGACAAGTCCTTCAACTCCCCCAGCCGGAAGTACGTCAGGGACGCGGAGGCGATGGCGGCGACGCCGGCGGACGTCAAGGAGTACCCGAACTCGTACGTGTTCGTGGTGGACATGCCGGGGCTGAAGAGCGGCGACATCAAGGTGCAAGTGGAGGACGACAATGTGCTTGTCGTCAGTGGCGAGAGGAAGCGGGACGCGGAGGAGAAGGACGGCGCCAAGTACGTGAGGATGGAGCGCAGGGTGGGGAAGTTCATGAGGAAGTTCTCCCTGCCGGAGAATGCCAACACTGATAAGATTTCGGCGGTTTGCCAGGACGGCGTGCTGACGGTGACGGTGGAGAAGTTGCCGCCGCCGGAACCCAAGAAGCCGAAGACCATCGATGTGAAGATCGCCTGA
- the LOC131152310 gene encoding 17.3 kDa class II heat shock protein-like — protein sequence MDMRILGFDSPLFSTLQHILDTADEADKSFNSPSRKYVRDAKAMAATPADVKEYPNSYVFVVDMPGLKSGDIKVQVEDDNVLVVSGERKRDAEENDGAKYVRMERRVGKFMRKFSLQENANTDKISAACQDGVLTVTVEKLPPPEPKKPKTIEVKIA from the coding sequence ATGGATATGAGGATCCTGGGCTTCGACTCGCCTCTGTTTTCCACTCTGCAGCACATTCTGGACACCGCCGACGAGGCCGACAAGTCCTTCAACTCCCCCAGCCGGAAGTACGTCCGGGACGCGAAGGCGATGGCGGCGACGCCGGCGGACGTCAAGGAGTACCCGAACTCGTACGTGTTCGTGGTGGACATGCCGGGGCTGAAGAGCGGCGACATCAAGGTGCAAGTGGAGGACGACAATGTGCTTGTCGTCAGTGGCGAGAGGAAGCGGGACGCGGAGGAGAATGACGGCGCCAAGTACGTGAGGATGGAGCGCAGGGTGGGGAAGTTCATGAGAAAGTTCTCCCTGCAGGAGAATGCCAACACTGATAAGATTTCGGCGGCTTGCCAGGACGGCGTGCTGACGGTGACGGTGGAGAAGTTGCCGCCGCCGGAACCCAAGAAGCCCAAGACCATCGAGGTGAAGATCGCCTGA